In the Aneurinibacillus soli genome, one interval contains:
- a CDS encoding ABC transporter permease, translating into MRSMYMLVMNEVIKMLRKKRLWVVVLILLVLVPIFTYAQLRVAVNNQKQLGTSDWKVALRQQINDTTNRLSSTRVPEEWKQWMRIRVEQQQYYLNHNIDPNSPNAVTFTRDFMSNAVSLFIPLLIVIVAADIVSGEHTSGTIKVLLTRPVRRWKILTSKLIALVLFVSAIVVLTGGIAYGISGLVFGYGGWTYPVLTGFQIRGSNVNTDYVHVLPQWLYILMEYGLAWYACLAVACLSLMVSVLVRSTAAGMGIMVAALIAGTILTNMASTWESAKYFFMVNLQITDYLSGMLPPIPGMSLSFSLMVLGVWSAVALVIAYSAFTQRDVLN; encoded by the coding sequence ATGCGTAGTATGTACATGCTCGTCATGAATGAAGTGATTAAGATGCTGCGCAAAAAGCGTCTCTGGGTTGTCGTGTTGATCCTGCTTGTGCTTGTTCCGATTTTTACGTACGCACAGCTGAGGGTGGCGGTGAACAACCAGAAACAGCTGGGAACGTCTGACTGGAAAGTCGCACTGCGCCAACAAATTAATGATACGACCAATAGGCTTTCAAGTACTCGTGTTCCAGAGGAGTGGAAGCAGTGGATGAGGATTCGCGTTGAACAGCAGCAATATTACCTGAACCACAATATTGATCCGAATTCCCCGAATGCGGTCACGTTTACGAGAGATTTCATGAGCAATGCTGTATCGCTGTTCATCCCGTTGCTTATTGTAATTGTTGCTGCAGATATTGTATCCGGGGAACATACGAGTGGCACGATTAAAGTGCTGCTGACCAGGCCAGTGCGAAGGTGGAAGATCCTCACGAGTAAGCTTATCGCACTTGTACTATTTGTCTCTGCCATTGTTGTGCTGACAGGTGGGATTGCGTATGGAATATCTGGCCTGGTGTTTGGATATGGAGGCTGGACGTATCCGGTATTGACTGGATTTCAGATTCGGGGGTCGAATGTTAATACGGATTATGTGCATGTGTTGCCCCAGTGGCTGTATATTCTGATGGAATATGGACTAGCCTGGTATGCTTGTCTTGCAGTCGCCTGCCTGTCGCTTATGGTTTCTGTTCTTGTCCGCAGTACAGCGGCGGGGATGGGCATTATGGTAGCCGCGTTGATTGCGGGAACCATTTTGACGAATATGGCGTCAACGTGGGAGTCGGCGAAATATTTTTTTATGGTGAATCTGCAAATTACGGATTATTTGTCTGGCATGTTACCGCCAATCCCGGGGATGAGCCTTTCTTTTTCACTGATGGTGCTCGGAGTATGGAGTGCGGTTGCACTTGTGATTGCCTATTCGGCATTTACACAGCGTGATGTGCTGAATTGA
- a CDS encoding polysaccharide deacetylase family protein yields the protein MILELNPRRNRKTTIWLALLGLGSIIGLNLALHDGSPAKSATEQQPTATANQPEQKPEPVKPKPVTPPVAMPALGTMISKIPQKKPTVYLTFDDGPGKYTKDMVAVLDKYHVKGTFFWIGDNLNSDDKVAFAQKMAAEGHIIGTHTMHHQQLRKNSKEAQIKLITDSTTYVSSKVGIPIYYFRPPYGAIDQNSLLASREANQRFVYWSVDSLDWKHPNQPDIIMKNITSEVRPGAIILMHEKQTTLHMLPAIIDMLQKKGYQLEPLPQPAPATKA from the coding sequence ATGATTTTGGAACTCAACCCACGGAGAAACCGGAAGACTACAATTTGGCTAGCGCTTCTCGGATTAGGCTCTATTATCGGACTTAATCTTGCCCTTCATGACGGCTCTCCGGCTAAATCTGCAACCGAACAACAGCCAACAGCAACAGCTAATCAGCCCGAACAAAAACCTGAACCCGTAAAACCAAAGCCGGTTACACCACCTGTTGCTATGCCTGCTCTCGGAACGATGATCTCGAAAATTCCCCAGAAAAAACCAACCGTTTATTTGACGTTTGATGACGGACCTGGAAAATACACAAAAGACATGGTAGCCGTGCTCGACAAATATCATGTTAAAGGGACGTTCTTCTGGATCGGTGACAATCTTAATTCAGATGATAAAGTAGCCTTTGCACAGAAAATGGCTGCAGAAGGACACATAATCGGCACTCATACGATGCATCATCAACAACTTCGTAAAAATTCGAAAGAAGCGCAAATTAAGCTCATTACCGATTCTACCACGTATGTATCCAGCAAAGTTGGCATACCAATCTATTACTTCCGTCCGCCATATGGGGCCATTGACCAAAACTCTCTACTTGCATCCAGGGAAGCTAACCAGCGCTTTGTTTACTGGAGCGTAGATAGTTTGGACTGGAAACACCCCAATCAGCCGGACATTATTATGAAGAATATTACATCAGAGGTACGGCCAGGTGCGATTATTTTAATGCACGAGAAACAAACAACGCTGCATATGCTTCCCGCTATTATTGATATGCTCCAAAAGAAAGGCTATCAGCTCGAACCATTGCCACAGCCAGCACCTGCTACAAAAGCGTAA